The following nucleotide sequence is from Azoarcus sp. CIB.
GGGCGCGCGGTACAGCGCCGCGGCGGGCCCCTCGCCCGGCTCGGTGAGGTCGAGCACGATCAGGTCGAAGCCCTCGCCCGCCGCCACCGCGCGGCGCACGTAGTCCAGTCCGTCGCCGATGTGCAGCTCGGTGCGCGGATCGTCGAACGCCCCCTGGTGGATCGCCCCGAGATGGCGGCGCGCCAACTCGACCACCTTGTCGTCGAGCTCCACGACGACCACCCTCTCGATGTCCGGATGCCTGAGCAGCTCCCGCGCCGAACCGCCGTCGCCGCCACCGACCACCAGCGCACGGCGCGGCGCCGGATGGCACAGCGCCGGCACATGGACGAGATTCTCGTGATACACGAACTCGTCGCGCTCAGCGCTCATCAGGCTACCGTCCAGGCGGAAGAGCTTGCCGAAGGTCGGCGTGTCCCACACCTCGTAGCGCTGATAGCGCGACACTCCCGCTTCGAGCATGCGGCCCCCGCGACAAAAGAAGCCGAAGTGCGGGTCGAGCTCCTCGACCAGCGTCTCCGGCCCGCACGCCGGTCCGGCCGGCGTCCCTTCCTCGCTCATCGACTCTCCTTGCGAAACTGTTTCACGTGAAACAGCCGTACATCAGTGCAGGCGCAAAACGAGGTCGTACACCATCTTCCCGATCAGCACGCACAGCACACCGAGAAACATCCTGCGTACGAACCCCGCCCCGTGCCTGAGCGCGAGCCGCGATCCCACGAGCGCCCCCGACAGGTTGCACACGGCCATCACCCCGGCCACCTGCCACAACAACTCGACAGTACTCGCAAACAACGCGATCGCGGCGACGTTGGTCGCGACGTTCAGGATCTTCGCGTTGACCGAGGCGCGCAGGAAGTCCATGCCAAGAAATCGGACAAACAGGAAGATCAGAAAGCTCCCCGTCCCCGGACCGAAGAAGCCGTCGTAGAAACCCACGACCGCGCCGATCAGCAGCGCAAGCGCCACGGGCCTGCGTCCGGCGGGCAACGCGCTGCCGCCGGTACCGAAGTCCTTGCGCCGGAAAGTGTAGATCGCGACCAGGATCAGCAAGCCGAGCACCAGCGGCCGCAGCAGCTCCGGCGACAGGTAGGCCACGGTCCTGGCACCGAACCACGAACCGGTGAAGGCCGCGACCGCCCCCGGCAAGGTCACGCGCCACGGGATCTCTACCCGTCGTCCATACTGGATCGCCGCGCTCGTGGTCCCGACAACGCTCGACAGCTTGTTCGTCCCGAACAGGGTCGCCGGGCTCGCGTTCGGGAAGGCCGAGAACAGCGCTGGAATCTGGATCAGTCCCCCGCCGCCGACGACGGCGTCGACGACGCCAGCGAAGAAGGCAGCCAGCCCGAGGGCGAGGAGCAGCCACTCAGTGTCGGCTATCATGGGCCTGTTTCACGTGGAACAATGGCAGCGTCCGGGCAGCTGTTGAGGTCATGCCGCATGCATTATGACGTAGCATGACCGTTCACTTCCGGCGCAGAAAATGGAATCCGCCCCGGAAGTCGAACACGCCGCGCGCACCCGCATCAGCGAACAGTGAGGTGAACACACTTTGAAGAACGTCCGGAGAAGGAGACTCCCATTCTACCGCCCAGGCGCCGCCACCCAAGACATCCGGTCTACCATTCCTTCGCCTGCCCGGCATCGATGCATCCCCTGTAGAGGTCACATGCACCCCTGCCGCATAATCCCGTCTTGAACCAGAACACAGCACCCCGATGATCGACGACATAAAAAAAACCATGCGGGCGGATACCGACAGGCTCCGCGCCAACATGGACGCCACCGAGTACAAGCACCTCGTGCTCGGCCTGATTTTCGTCAAACTCGTTTCCGACACCTTCGCCGACCTTCGCGCGGCGCTGGTCCCTCGCCAACCTTCCTTTCAATGGCTCTGAATTCGCCCAGAGGGCGTAACTGGCTCGTCCAACATGCAGCGGGCGCGACGATGGCCAACTTGAACACACGACTCCTCAGGTCAGTACACGTAGTGTTGCCGTCAATCCCGCTCTTGCAAGCATCTGAGGACGTAATTGCGCGAACCGCGAAACAGCGCAGTCATAACGCTTCGACGGCCGAAGCTCTCGCCACCCTGCGCGACACCCGACTCCCCCGCACGATCTCCCGCGAAGTGCGCATGCCGGCGCCGACAACGATGGAAGTTGCAGCATGACGTTCGACTTGGCGACGCAAGAAGACCTGACTTTGTTGTCGGAAACCGTGGAGATGGAGTGCAAGCTCGCACAAGGGGCCGATGGCAAAGGTGAAGTGCCCAGGGACTTTTGGCCGACCTACTCCGCGATGGCGAACGCGCACGGGGGCGTCATTCTCCTGGGCGTCCGGGAGAAGGATGGAAGATTCAGCGTCGCCGGGCTCGAAAACCCGACGAAGGTAAGGAGCGACCTTTTCAATACGCTCAACAATCGGGCCGCTGTCAGCTCCAACCTGCTCACCGATGCCGACGTGGCCGAGAAGTCGATCGACGGAAAGACGATTTTGGCCGTCAGGGTTCCACAGGCCTCCCGCAAGCAGAAGCCGGTGTACCTGAAAGGGCAGCCTCTCGGAAACACCTACAGAAGGCTGAACGATGGAGACCGTCACTGCGATGAAGAGACCGTCAAGCGCATGCTTGCCGAACAGGTCGAGGACGAGCGTGACGCACGTATTCTCGTCGGCTTCGGGATGGCTGATATCGATCCCGAAAGTTTGCGAATTTACCGGCAGATGCTCCGAGACGAAAAGCCGGGCCACCCGTTCCTTGAGCAGGACGATTTCGAGTTTCTGAACAGCTTGCGGGGTTGGAGGCGCGATCGGCAGACAGGGGAATCGGGGCTCACACTTGCGGGTTTGTTGATGTTTGGAAAATGGGTGGCCATTCAGGAAGCCGTACCACACTATTTCTTGGACTATCAAGAGCGCCCGGAGGCAAAGACCGAACTGCGTTGGGTTGATCGGCTGGTACCAGACGGAACCTGGTCAGGAAACCTTTTCGAGTTCTATCGGAGGGTGTACCGAAAACTGACCACTGACCTGAAAGTCCGGTTTGCACTTAAGGATGGACGGCGACAGGACGACACCCCGGTACACGAGGCATTGCGTGAGGCCTTGGTCAACACCCTGGTCCACGCTGACTACACGGGGCGGGTGTCGGTCCTCGTTGTAAAGCGACCGGACATGTTTGGCTTCCGCAATCCGGGGGGCTTGCGCTTGCCAATCGAGCAGGTCATTCGCGGCGGGGAAAGCGACTGCCGGAACCGGATCCTGCACCAGATGTTCCTCCTTATCGGTCTTGGCGAGCGCGGTGGGTCGGGGGTCCCGCGCATTTACGGAGGGTGGAAGAGCCAACACTGGCGACCGCCGGCACTGATGGAAAAGGACGAGCCGGAGCAAACACTGCTGATGTTACAGATGGCCGATCTCCTCCCCGATAACGTTCTTGCCCAGTTGCGGGCACGCTTCGGCGCGCAGTTCGATGCGCTCGACTATACGGGGCGGCTTGTGATGGCAACCGCTGCCATGGAACGGGTTGTCAGCCACCATCGCTTGCTGGAAATCTGTGATGCGCATTCGCACGACCTGAGCGTGCTCCTTGCTCGCTTGGTCAAACAAGGCATGCTTGACTCGGATGGGCGCTCGCGTGGCACCGTGTATTTCATGCCGGGAGACTCCTTGCCTACCCCGGAGCAGGTGTTCATGGGGCCCGCACTTCCTTTGGCGGTGTCTCGCAATCTAGGAACCCGCTCCGAATATTCGGAGGTGAGCTCCGAATATTCCTCGACCACCTCCGAACATTCCGGCTCATCGAACGTCGAGCGTGATTGCCATGGCAGGTTGATCACGCCGCATCTTGACGCCCCGATCATTGACGACCTAACGCGTGTAGATATCGCATTTCGGACCGCCTTGGAGCATTTGGCGGAAGAGCCCCGCCAAAAGGAAAGACTCAGCGCCGAACGGATGGAACGCGTTATCTTGAATCTGTGCCGGGACCACTTTATGGCCCTTTCTGCTTTGGCGCAGCTGGTTAATCGCAACCCGGACGGACTGCGTCAGCAGTACCTGACCAAGATGGTCCGGGCGAGCAAGATGGTCTTGGCATTTCCCACGAAGCCGACGCATGAGAAGCAAGCGTATCGTGCCGCGGACGGCTCAACGCCGGACCCCGACGACGACGACCTCCAGGCCGGACCGACAATCTGACGGCTGAAAGCTCCGTTGCCGGGTAGACGAGAAAATCTCCAATAGTGGCCTCGCACATGACCGAAGACCAACTCGAACAAAAATCCCTTGGCTGGCTGGGAGACGCGGGTTACTCGGTGCTTCACGGACCGGACATAGCGCCCGATGGCGACGCGCCGGAGCGCACCGATTACCAGCGGATCCTGCTCGTCGAGCACATGCGAGGCGCGGCGGACCGCCTCGCCGCCCGCGTGATGCAGGAAGCGGTGATGGAGAACCCGACCATCGTCGTCATCACCTACTGCAACAATCTGGACGGGTAACAGTTTGGGGTGCTCTCGCAGGCGCAAGACTTGTAGCGCGAGGAGCCGATGCAGCCTAACACCCGGTAGGAGCTGCGCGCGAAGCCCCCCATGCGTCCATAGGCTCTACGTCGACAAGCCGATAATGGGCCACAACCTGAAGCAGCAATCGCCCGGGGGAACCGGGTGTTCCGGGACAAGCAGCGCAGCGCGCAAGGGTCGGATCTACTTGCCGATGCAGAAGCGCGAGAAGATCACCCCGAGCAGGTCGTCAGCCGTGAATTCGCCGGTGATCTCGCCGATACGCTCCTGCGCCTGGCGCAGTTCCTCGGCGAAGAGTTCCAGCGCCGCGCTCTGACCCTGAGCGACCTCGACATGCGCCAGCGCCGCGCGCAGCGCAACGAGATGACGTTCGCGCGCGAGCACGACGTCCTCGCCGTGCGCATGCCAGCCCGCCACCCGCAGCAATTCCGTGCGCAGCAGGTCGACCCCTTCGCCGCGCTGCGCCGACAGGTACACCGACACCTTGCCGTCGGCCTCGCTGCAACCCGGCGCAATCCCGCACAGGTCGATCTTGTTGTGGACCGTGATGCGCTCGACACCGGCCGGCAGCGCCGCGTCGATCGCGTCGTCCGGCTCCCCAACGCCCGTGCGCGCGTCGACCAGGCGCAGGATCACGTCCGCGCGCCCGATCTCGCGCCAGGTGCGCTCCACCCCGATCCGCTCCACCGGGTCGTCGGTCTCCCGCAAGCCCGCGGTGTCGATCACGTGGATGGGGATACCCTCGATCGCGATCGTTTCGCGCAACGCATCGCGAGTCGTACCGGCGATCTCGGTCACGATCGCGCGCTCCTCGCCCGCGAGACAATTCAGCAGACTCGACTTG
It contains:
- a CDS encoding TSUP family transporter is translated as MIADTEWLLLALGLAAFFAGVVDAVVGGGGLIQIPALFSAFPNASPATLFGTNKLSSVVGTTSAAIQYGRRVEIPWRVTLPGAVAAFTGSWFGARTVAYLSPELLRPLVLGLLILVAIYTFRRKDFGTGGSALPAGRRPVALALLIGAVVGFYDGFFGPGTGSFLIFLFVRFLGMDFLRASVNAKILNVATNVAAIALFASTVELLWQVAGVMAVCNLSGALVGSRLALRHGAGFVRRMFLGVLCVLIGKMVYDLVLRLH
- a CDS encoding type I restriction-modification system subunit M N-terminal domain-containing protein translates to MIDDIKKTMRADTDRLRANMDATEYKHLVLGLIFVKLVSDTFADLRAALVPRQPSFQWL
- the speE gene encoding polyamine aminopropyltransferase → MSEEGTPAGPACGPETLVEELDPHFGFFCRGGRMLEAGVSRYQRYEVWDTPTFGKLFRLDGSLMSAERDEFVYHENLVHVPALCHPAPRRALVVGGGDGGSARELLRHPDIERVVVVELDDKVVELARRHLGAIHQGAFDDPRTELHIGDGLDYVRRAVAAGEGFDLIVLDLTEPGEGPAAALYRAPFLADCRALLRGEGALTLHLGAPWRQAEQVRALVQRLRQVFAIVRPYFMFIPLYGGLWGLACASDRVDPQVRSASAIDAELARKGIAGLRYYNGEIHAAQFAQPNFLRELLE
- a CDS encoding RNA-binding domain-containing protein, encoding MTFDLATQEDLTLLSETVEMECKLAQGADGKGEVPRDFWPTYSAMANAHGGVILLGVREKDGRFSVAGLENPTKVRSDLFNTLNNRAAVSSNLLTDADVAEKSIDGKTILAVRVPQASRKQKPVYLKGQPLGNTYRRLNDGDRHCDEETVKRMLAEQVEDERDARILVGFGMADIDPESLRIYRQMLRDEKPGHPFLEQDDFEFLNSLRGWRRDRQTGESGLTLAGLLMFGKWVAIQEAVPHYFLDYQERPEAKTELRWVDRLVPDGTWSGNLFEFYRRVYRKLTTDLKVRFALKDGRRQDDTPVHEALREALVNTLVHADYTGRVSVLVVKRPDMFGFRNPGGLRLPIEQVIRGGESDCRNRILHQMFLLIGLGERGGSGVPRIYGGWKSQHWRPPALMEKDEPEQTLLMLQMADLLPDNVLAQLRARFGAQFDALDYTGRLVMATAAMERVVSHHRLLEICDAHSHDLSVLLARLVKQGMLDSDGRSRGTVYFMPGDSLPTPEQVFMGPALPLAVSRNLGTRSEYSEVSSEYSSTTSEHSGSSNVERDCHGRLITPHLDAPIIDDLTRVDIAFRTALEHLAEEPRQKERLSAERMERVILNLCRDHFMALSALAQLVNRNPDGLRQQYLTKMVRASKMVLAFPTKPTHEKQAYRAADGSTPDPDDDDLQAGPTI